The Pseudofrankia inefficax genome window below encodes:
- a CDS encoding metal-dependent hydrolase, producing the protein MTTLQVRRVPFDFDGDVPFLWNPENPEFSMSANATGIIAIAFEKYIVAAVKEAIPLLTDAGVAAEADAFLRQEAQHARAHRQHMRALTRTYPGLQDTVDAAMALYDELLASKPLKFHLAYIADLESAFTPTFKLFLDHEDRLFAPGDDRVASLFLWHFTEEVEHRSSGLRIYREFGGEAYRLRALPSVLLHINRLLKVIAAGINEHVPFEDRKVDARVLVPAEGVRAKLPSRRRGNPVPSSGGGLDFIPKAERRAAARRVLRAQLPGHDPEHQPLPVFVDTWLGRYEDGAPVASWYSVTKTATKTATKTD; encoded by the coding sequence ATGACGACCTTGCAGGTGCGGCGGGTGCCCTTCGACTTCGACGGTGACGTCCCGTTCCTGTGGAACCCGGAGAACCCCGAGTTCTCGATGAGCGCCAACGCGACGGGCATCATCGCGATCGCGTTCGAGAAGTACATCGTCGCCGCGGTGAAGGAGGCGATCCCGCTGCTCACCGACGCCGGCGTCGCCGCCGAGGCGGACGCGTTCCTGCGCCAGGAGGCGCAGCACGCCCGGGCCCACCGCCAGCACATGCGGGCGCTGACCCGGACCTACCCGGGGCTCCAGGACACCGTCGACGCCGCGATGGCGCTCTACGACGAGCTGCTCGCGTCGAAGCCGCTGAAGTTCCACCTCGCGTACATCGCCGACCTGGAGTCGGCCTTCACCCCGACGTTCAAGCTGTTCCTCGACCACGAGGACCGGCTGTTCGCGCCCGGCGACGACCGGGTCGCGTCGCTGTTCCTGTGGCACTTCACCGAAGAGGTCGAACACCGCAGCTCTGGCCTGCGGATCTACCGGGAGTTCGGTGGCGAGGCCTACCGGCTGCGCGCCCTGCCCTCAGTGCTGCTGCACATCAACCGGCTGCTCAAGGTCATCGCGGCGGGGATCAACGAGCACGTCCCGTTCGAGGACCGGAAGGTCGACGCGCGCGTGCTGGTGCCGGCCGAGGGGGTGCGCGCGAAGCTGCCGTCCCGCCGACGCGGGAACCCCGTCCCGAGCTCGGGCGGTGGACTCGATTTCATCCCCAAGGCCGAACGCCGCGCCGCCGCTCGCCGCGTGCTGCGCGCCCAGCTGCCGGGGCACGACCCCGAGCACCAGCCGCTGCCGGTCTTCGTCGACACCTGGCTGGGCCGCTATGAGGACGGCGCCCCCGTAGCCAGCTGGTACTCCGTCACCAAAACGGCCACCAAAACGGCCACCAAAACGGACTGA
- a CDS encoding TetR/AcrR family transcriptional regulator, with translation MGDPGTDPAGSGGAASVGPAPVVDPAGPMPRLPRAEVRRRLLAAAASVFAERGYGESRLDDVARAAGFTKGAVYSNFGSKQQLFAELVGAHMAEQAAAVHGGVTSATDPGDPDDPDGADRDRVQARGIELMGDYLVSDDRGQRLMVEFAAQASRDPRIQAAWAPHRRAHQEAVVALLDERIQALGASAVVDLDTLALIMIALRNGLALERAAAPDQVDRPAIERAVAAVLTSLIPPTDTRPTDTRPTDIPPTTVTTTSAVPRPGGKP, from the coding sequence GTGGGTGATCCAGGAACGGACCCGGCCGGGTCAGGGGGAGCCGCGTCGGTTGGGCCGGCTCCGGTGGTCGACCCGGCGGGGCCGATGCCTCGCCTACCGCGGGCCGAGGTTCGGCGGCGCCTGCTCGCGGCGGCGGCGAGCGTGTTCGCCGAGCGGGGCTACGGCGAAAGCCGGCTCGACGACGTCGCGCGTGCGGCCGGTTTCACCAAAGGGGCCGTCTACTCGAACTTCGGGTCGAAACAGCAGCTGTTCGCGGAGCTCGTCGGCGCGCACATGGCTGAGCAGGCGGCGGCCGTGCACGGCGGCGTCACCTCGGCGACCGACCCCGGCGACCCCGACGACCCCGACGGCGCCGACCGGGACCGGGTGCAGGCCCGTGGCATCGAGCTCATGGGCGACTACCTGGTCAGCGACGACCGAGGCCAGCGCCTGATGGTCGAGTTCGCCGCGCAGGCCAGCCGCGATCCCCGGATCCAGGCGGCCTGGGCGCCCCATCGGCGCGCGCACCAGGAGGCTGTCGTCGCCCTGCTGGACGAGCGGATTCAGGCTCTCGGCGCGTCAGCCGTCGTCGATCTCGACACGCTCGCGCTCATCATGATCGCCCTGCGCAACGGTCTGGCGCTCGAGCGGGCGGCCGCGCCGGACCAGGTGGACCGGCCGGCCATCGAGCGCGCCGTCGCCGCCGTGCTGACCAGCCTCATCCCGCCGACCGACACTCGGCCGACCGACACTCGGCCGACCGACATCCCGCCGACCACCGTGACCACGACGAGCGCGGTTCCGCGACCGGGAGGCAAGCCGTGA
- a CDS encoding cytochrome P450, with translation MTIDRAYDLNPDTFQAMAQHDVFARLRAQDPVHWTVDADGKGFWSLTRHADVQLANRDVDTFTVTRGFTLIDVDADPFQGAMMLEMLPGLGPERHARHRRIVSRGFTPRVLGLLEDHLRLKARLIVDNVIARGRADFVDDIAAELPLQAICELVGVPEQDRRRMFAWGNAMTGIDDPNVGDRDAGMRAAAGLIGYGQALRADRLRHPADDIVTRLTQAATARDGLTDAEFGMFFILLIVAGNETTRNATAHGMRALLENPEQLAKLRADHSRERMASAVEEILRWSSPIQYFRRTATRDVELRGRTIRAGDWVVLWYPSANRDEEVFPDPHTFDVDRIPNDHVTFGGGGPHFCLGANLARLELRLILTEIITRMPHLRLDGPVELLRSNFVSGVTHMPVRWDEPRPGTGT, from the coding sequence GTGACCATCGACCGGGCCTACGACCTGAATCCGGACACGTTCCAGGCGATGGCGCAACATGACGTGTTCGCTCGGCTGCGCGCCCAGGACCCGGTGCACTGGACCGTCGACGCGGACGGCAAGGGGTTCTGGTCGCTGACCAGGCACGCGGACGTGCAGCTGGCCAACCGTGACGTCGACACCTTCACCGTGACCCGCGGCTTCACGCTCATCGACGTCGACGCCGACCCGTTCCAGGGCGCGATGATGCTCGAGATGCTCCCCGGCCTCGGCCCCGAGCGGCATGCCCGGCACCGCCGCATCGTCAGCCGCGGCTTCACCCCGCGGGTCCTGGGCCTGCTGGAGGATCACCTGAGGCTCAAGGCACGGCTGATCGTGGACAACGTGATCGCGCGGGGCCGGGCCGACTTCGTCGACGACATCGCCGCCGAGCTGCCACTCCAGGCCATCTGCGAGCTCGTCGGCGTGCCCGAGCAGGACCGGCGCAGGATGTTCGCCTGGGGAAACGCCATGACCGGCATCGACGACCCCAACGTCGGTGACCGGGACGCGGGGATGCGGGCGGCCGCCGGGCTCATCGGCTACGGGCAGGCCCTGCGCGCGGATCGGCTGCGCCACCCCGCGGACGACATCGTCACCCGGCTGACCCAGGCCGCCACCGCGCGGGACGGCCTGACCGACGCCGAGTTCGGGATGTTCTTCATCCTGCTGATCGTCGCGGGCAACGAGACGACCCGCAACGCGACCGCGCACGGGATGCGCGCACTGCTGGAGAACCCCGAGCAGCTCGCGAAGCTGCGCGCGGACCACAGCAGGGAACGCATGGCGAGCGCCGTCGAGGAGATCCTGCGGTGGTCCAGCCCGATCCAGTACTTCCGCCGGACGGCGACCCGGGACGTCGAGCTACGCGGCCGGACGATCCGCGCCGGCGACTGGGTCGTGCTGTGGTACCCCTCGGCCAACCGCGACGAGGAGGTCTTCCCCGATCCGCACACGTTCGACGTCGACCGCATCCCCAACGACCACGTGACGTTCGGCGGTGGCGGCCCGCACTTCTGCCTCGGCGCGAACCTGGCCCGCCTCGAGCTGCGGCTGATCCTCACCGAGATCATCACCAGGATGCCGCACCTGCGCCTCGACGGGCCGGTCGAGCTGCTCCGGTCGAACTTCGTCAGCGGTGTCACCCACATGCCCGTCCGGTGGGACGAGCCCCGACCGGGCACCGGCACCTGA
- a CDS encoding lipopolysaccharide assembly protein LapA domain-containing protein has product MTAPGQPAGSYGYVNPTPGQIPAPTAPSGPTQAGPPGQPPRSQPPGKQRRGQGGVSWVVYAATVLILIVAILVVLFVAKNGQTVPIWLFGSRKYMSVAAALTIASGAGLVVGLLIGVIAQIPLRRRLRSAKRRLEG; this is encoded by the coding sequence ATGACCGCGCCAGGGCAGCCCGCCGGTAGCTACGGATACGTCAACCCCACGCCGGGGCAGATCCCGGCGCCGACCGCGCCGAGCGGGCCGACGCAGGCCGGCCCGCCCGGCCAGCCGCCGCGCAGCCAGCCGCCCGGCAAGCAGCGCCGCGGCCAGGGCGGGGTCAGCTGGGTGGTCTACGCGGCCACCGTCCTGATCCTGATCGTGGCGATCCTCGTGGTGCTGTTCGTCGCGAAGAACGGCCAGACCGTCCCGATCTGGCTGTTCGGGAGCCGCAAGTACATGTCGGTCGCCGCGGCGCTGACGATCGCGTCCGGCGCCGGCCTCGTCGTCGGGCTCCTGATCGGCGTCATCGCCCAGATCCCGTTGCGGCGCAGGCTGAGGTCCGCCAAGCGTCGGCTCGAGGGCTGA
- a CDS encoding PaaI family thioesterase — translation MTAYRTEIPPDAVAPTRHPDAPAPGFVLPTHYANCFGCGPGQPHGLHMRIVVGEGCDLTATFDVTEDHQGAPGLAHGGLLASALDEILGMLGHLTRMSCVTARLETDFRRPVPVGTRLYLTSRADAVAGRKLYASGQGHLDAPDGPVAVRARALFVQVGLEHFTENGRAAEIDAIGRDPSLITHIGDYTVNP, via the coding sequence GTGACGGCCTATCGCACCGAGATCCCGCCTGACGCGGTCGCGCCGACCCGCCACCCGGACGCGCCGGCGCCCGGCTTCGTGCTCCCGACGCACTACGCGAACTGTTTCGGCTGCGGGCCGGGCCAGCCGCACGGCCTGCACATGCGGATCGTCGTCGGCGAGGGCTGCGACCTCACCGCGACGTTCGACGTCACCGAGGACCACCAGGGCGCGCCCGGTCTCGCGCACGGCGGGCTGCTGGCGTCCGCGCTCGACGAGATCCTCGGGATGCTCGGCCACCTGACCCGGATGAGCTGCGTCACCGCCCGGCTGGAGACCGACTTCCGCCGGCCGGTGCCCGTCGGCACCCGGCTGTACCTGACCTCCCGGGCCGACGCGGTCGCCGGCCGCAAGCTGTACGCCAGCGGGCAGGGGCATCTGGACGCGCCGGACGGGCCGGTCGCCGTGCGGGCCCGGGCGCTGTTCGTCCAGGTCGGCCTGGAGCACTTCACCGAGAACGGGCGCGCCGCCGAGATCGACGCGATCGGCCGCGACCCGAGCCTGATCACCCACATCGGCGACTACACCGTCAACCCCTGA